CTGTACCAGCAGGAATAGAACCTTTAGCTGTCCGTACTTATCTAACCGAACTCCCTGGCGTGGCTCAAGTTCATGACCTACATATTTGGGCAATGAGTACCACAGAAACAGCACTCACTGTTCACCTTGTCATCCCAGCAGGTTATCCCGGTGATACTTTTTTAGCACGGGTAGTGCGTGAGCTTCACGACAATTTTAGCATTGAACACCCAACTATTCAGGTGGAGACAGGCGATCCAAGTTACCAATGTCCTTTCGCTCCTGACAACCTAGTTTAAGCCAATTGTTAGATATTTAGTAACGGCTACACTCTTAGCTAGATATACTAATAATTCGTCTTTCTCAATAAAGCTTGCCCATTCGCATCAGAACCACCAAGTATTATTCCTAGATTTGAGGGGTCTTCCAGGGAAAAACCTGTGTTCCTAATGCTACGACTCTTTATAATATTAAGCTATTCGCTTTAAACGTCAAGCTGAATATATGATCGTAACGCCAATTTAGCTATTTCTCCATCTGAGAATACCGCCCTTTACGACGCAGAAAGAGCAACAACTGGGAGACTAGCACCATGACAGGCAGTTCGATAAGTGGTTCAATAGCCAAAACAAGGGTAATCAAAGGACGATCAGGAAAAACAGATGTAGCGATCGCTAATGCAAGGGGTGAATTGCGTGCAAGTGTTGTACAACTGAAACAAGCAAAATCCTCGTAACTAAAGTTGCCGAATCGTGAGATTACTTGAGTCAGCAAAAAGGTAATTACATAGAAAATAAGGATAAGTGGTAACATTTTTAGCAGTACATCTGGACGCTGAATTAGGGTTTGCCCCTGCGAGGCAAATACCGCTGTAATTGCCAAACACAGAAATAGCGTTTGCCCTGCTGCTATTTTCAGTGGAATTTCACGCCAAAACCCGTTTACCTTTGGTATTAACCACTTAGCGATAAACGCTAAAAGCATAGGAACAACTAAAACCAGTGCAATGCTTTCGAGAAAAATCGCTGTATCAATCTGCACCAATTTTCCAACAAAAACTAACAGATAGACGGGTAGGAGAACCACTTGCAAGATCATATTCCAAGGAAGGAAAGCTGTAGCTAAAGCAACATTTCCTTTGGCAATCCCTGTAAAAATGAGATACCAGTCAGTACAAGGTGTGACCATCAGCATAATTAGCCCAACCCAAAGATCGGGAGAGTCCCGTAGGAAAATAGCTCCCAATCCCCAAACAAAAACAGGTGTCCAAATAAAGTTCATTCCCAAAATAAGTCCGGTCATCTTGTAGTTTTGAAATGCCTGACCTAAACGATTAAGTGGAATATTTAGAAATACCCCATAGAGCATGACCATCAAGGATGGAACAATCAAAGATACAGCATTTTCCTCAACCCATTTGATTTGTCCCAACATCAGCCCAATTAAGATGGCAATGATGACAAATACAGATTGAAGTTTTTCAGTCAAACTCATGTTGGTAGATCTCCATTAAATATTTGAAGAGAGCAATAAATATGCTGTAAACATTGGGCAGCAACATTGAACAATCCATTCCTAACCGGATTGCCTACAGTGCTATTGTATTGACGAATCATTTGTTGATCTGAGCAGTAAATTCTCAAATTGCTTTGGAAGCGCAATTTTAGGGTTGGGAGGAATAGGAGGAGTGTAAGTAAGTGCTAGGAAAAGCCTGTAATTCTTCCCAAACCTGCCACTGAAAAGCAATAACTTGTATATCTAAAGGTAAGTTAGGGTGCTGTTGCCAATCACCTAAAGGACTCAAAAATTCTCTTACCCATTGGTTGAGTTTAGTCTCATTTTGCTGAATAGAAGCAGTTGGATACTCGCGCCTCAGCAGCGCCTCAAGTTCGTTCTTAACGTTGCTTACACCAACAGGGAAGAGGCTACGTTTGGTAGCCGCGACTAGTACCCAGCCTAGAGGACAATCGACAGTGGTATAATCCATACGCATTCCAGCACCACCTTGTTGATAAGTCAACGGGGTCATGCCGAGATAAGGAACGGCTCGTCCATACAAGCAACTGCTAGAACCATAGCCCGCTTGA
Above is a genomic segment from Cylindrospermum stagnale PCC 7417 containing:
- a CDS encoding arsenic resistance protein, which codes for MSLTEKLQSVFVIIAILIGLMLGQIKWVEENAVSLIVPSLMVMLYGVFLNIPLNRLGQAFQNYKMTGLILGMNFIWTPVFVWGLGAIFLRDSPDLWVGLIMLMVTPCTDWYLIFTGIAKGNVALATAFLPWNMILQVVLLPVYLLVFVGKLVQIDTAIFLESIALVLVVPMLLAFIAKWLIPKVNGFWREIPLKIAAGQTLFLCLAITAVFASQGQTLIQRPDVLLKMLPLILIFYVITFLLTQVISRFGNFSYEDFACFSCTTLARNSPLALAIATSVFPDRPLITLVLAIEPLIELPVMVLVSQLLLFLRRKGRYSQMEK